From Malaya genurostris strain Urasoe2022 chromosome 2, Malgen_1.1, whole genome shotgun sequence:
ATTTCTGATAGAACGGAgtatccataacacttttcaagcaattgcctcgcttgaacggtatttttcccatcaagaagcagtgtaaaatgaaaataacaaaagtatcgTCAGTCTTAGCACAATATCTCGCAAACTTATtagtagaatatcatgaaatcttAACATCTCTCTttcaaaggttagtattaactgaaaaaagacaactgcaataaaactagtgtcatctatgtgttaggcccgggacttttcagctcaTGTGTTACTTGAATCAAAGTAAGGTTTTTTGTATGATTTCCAGGACACTGTAGCTTTTAATTAGTTCACAattcttgaaaattttggaaattATGTTAAGGCCAATTATGACGATTCGTTGTTTATAGATAAGCGAAACTGACAAAGTAGTTAAACTGTAGCTCAATTTACGGCTTTAAAATTTCATAGATTACGTTAAATTTCGCGCTTCATGTCGCGTtaggaagaaaaaaatagagGTCAGGCTCAATAATCAAAAACGCTATTCCAAAAAATGTACTTTGCAAAGGTTTACGATTACGATACAACATTGTGAATAAAATTATGACATAATTTGTATGATGtatataaattacaaaaaaaatagttcaaacttcaatgaattctatCACGGTCCTATTTAACATTGATATTTTTATACCGTTCTTAAAAAcccaaattcaattaaaaatctTAACTAAACATACAAATGCAAATGGTCCCAATTAACAAATATGCTTATTCAAATAGATAATGCaaataaaacttcaaatgaTCTTAATAAATCAATGAAGTCAGTGTTTCTTTGAAAATAGTATCGTAACACAATTTTTATTAACATTCCATTTCATCTGTCgatttttcaattcaaaatcACTCCTCTTTCACTTTTGATGTCAGATGAATCCTTTTTAAATGTTTGTCATCAATTAGACTCAGATTGAAAACAGAAGAATACAAAATGGAAATCTATTTGGAGGGAtgtaattttaataaaaatcaattttcattagGTTTAGTTTAAGTAGGTACATGAAATTAGTCTTAATAGTGAAGATTAAaacttttcatgcagttttgataCAATATTTTAGTACAATTTAAGTCTGAAGTAACATGATATTCGATTGCTGTTGAAgcgtaataataatattttaaattacatactAAAAAGTTCTAAATCAGCTTTCACTGcatattgttttttgttttcgacCTTTTATTTAACCtataatgtgtgtgtgtgtgacaagttTTTCTCATTCTCTGATGAATGGTTTGTAACTTTTCACAAAGATTTTAACAGGTTGTGATAGATGGAGACCAAACAAAATTAGAATAATTTTGGACTCCAACTTCGGAATAGTTGAAAATGGTTAAATTGTTGCTAACATTGCCATACAATATAATTCCAACACAATCACAAATTGGCCTTTGCTTACATTTTCGATAGCAAATTTCTGATTTGGAAAGCGATTTGTAGTTGAGCACGAAAAACTCAACTTTGCATATCAAATGAGATTAGCAATTCGAAATTAAAAATCGAATCGGACATTCATCAAAACTGTAGGAGTAGCCTCAATATCTCTACTCTACTATACTTTCAAAATATATGTAGAATGTATCAAAATGAGCCCTTTCCCGGTCTTTCATCCCAACTGGCTCATCAAGTCATTGTGAAAAGATTTTGCTTCGGTTACCAAGAGCTTTTTCTTGGTTTTGACGGCGATAGATCAACTCGAAATTTGAGAGCTCATGTTATATCAAAAGTGACCAGTACTACAAGCTTCATGTGCAAAAATTTCCTGTTGTAACTCAGTCTATGCACGCTCATTTCAAGTTAATTTTGGCAACCTGCGAGACTGATATGTGCCATTCTCGAACAACCCGTTTTTGGAAATGTGTGCTGTTATCATTGAGTTTACTCGCTCAACCACAATTGCTTTCTATCTGACACGATAAGAAAATGAATTCGATAAGACGTTACGAACAGAGCCGATTGCACGACGCCTCTAGTAGTCGGAATCGGACTCGATTCCATGGCAGAGTCATCCGCAACGAGCCGATTGTGTGGGTTGATTATTTTTGGCGCAACCTGTCTATTTATTCCACTTGGTTCGACTGTACCTGATTTATATTATTTGTTTATGCAACCGCTTCCGTCGAGATATACATGTAGTAATTTTTGCTCGAACATTCCCAACACGAACCTGCCGTGAAAAGCTTAAATATTTACAATCAAATAGCTCACCGTTCATCGGCATTCCCATGCTGAGAAGATCAATGATTTTCCTCCCAGCTGAACGATGGGGTAGAAGAACGAACAGATTTCATTAACGTTAATTGGAATCTAATTGCAGTTTCTGGTTTTATCAAGTACTCATTTATTATCATTAGTTTGCCAAAAATACTTCACAATATGTTCTCAAGTGAATTGTTCTGATCCTAATGATTTGTAAAACACATACCAATTTATGAGCTGAGCATCGTTGTATTGTTTCTCAGTCCGTACGACTTGCAATTAAAAAGTTTAAGCTCAAGATTGGAATTGCATGTTCCAAATTGTAATTCGTGAACAGTAATTAATTGGCACTGGTTTCTATGTTGACATCCATAATGTGGTGATGATTCATGTCCAATTGAAGTCATTTTAATCACATTGATTCAAGGTTATCAAAGGGTGGATACTTCGAAGATGGTAACTGAAAAATTCTTAGATGGGATTTGAATAGGACTTTCAGACCGGACCAATCCAATTTTCGCAAATTTTTGTTGAAGTAAGAAGTTCAGTTTTCTGAAACTCAGTTCACTGAAAAACATTTCGGCGTATGGATCATTTGATCGAAACGGACCGAACAGGTAACTTTGCCAGGTCGTACGTTATTCTTATTTAAAATAGCTTAAAAATAGCAGGATTTCAACTTATAATATTATAAGTTTTAAAGCCAGTTTTGTTGAACCAAAATCTCCGATTGATctgagaaataaagaaattgatACTCATTTGACTCATTTGCAATAACGGTTTAAATCAATCCTACCTGATTGTCCCCGGCGAAAGAACATCTTATACCAGACCACAGAAATATTTCACTCTGGATTGAAACCTCAGAGGTGGCTCATTCTCTAAATAGACATTTTAAGAAAGTTAGTTGACTCAATACATTGATGTATCTaattgagaaatttttgtttttatccgACCTATTTTTTCACCGTTTGTGTTTAATTATGCCGACGACCATTAAGCCTAGCTTTGGGTGAATCATACAAAACGATTAAACCTTGTCAAATGTGAATTCTTCTCAGAGTTGCATACTGCAGTGATTATAGAAGTTCGCCGGCTTCACTCGCAACTTACCCAGTGATGTCTCCTCacttgaaaatttgtaaaaaaaaacccttaaagactgtcccagaaagtacggacgcactttgatttcgctgtaaataattcccaAGTGttcgatattcaaattttattcgatatactgacaatattagactacagcaacagaatattatgctcaacatttgctacttagcaattgtagactagctggcgcaccttcttgcgaacgttcctcattaaatttcgtacagacttcttggcgacaagctttgacacttttttccaaactttttcgaactgttgaatggtttcggctgccgagacatgtttcctaacatGTGCCTCgttaattcctcaattggtcgaagttgtgggcaatttagtggattcatgtattttgggacgaaagtgacatttttggtagtataccattctaccgttgatttcgagtagtggcaagaagcaagatctcgccagaagacaacaggatccttgtggcttcgaatcatgggtagaagtcgtttttgcaaacattccttgatgtatatttcgctgtttgtAGGTGTCAGTGTAGCTCTGAAAACCAAAGAGGGTAAATATGATGATCCGATAGCTGTAAAAACACGACTAGGATGGACCGTATGCGGTGGGTGGAAAGCGGAAAAAATGCAAGGGGTTGGACAATGTTCGTTCCACGTGTGTGTGAATCCCGAGAAATCGGATGAGAATTTACACCAAATCGTGAAGGCTTACTTCGCGCTGGATAGCCAAGGCATAACGAAATCTGAAAACGTTCTTTCCTCTGAGGACCAACGTGCGCATGATCTTTTGAAGTCTGGTACATACCTGAGAGGAAATCGCTATGAAACCGGACTCCTATGGCGTCACGATGATTTTCGTCTACCAGACAGCCGTGAAATGGCCCTTCAACGGCACCTGAGTCTTGTTAAGCGATTGGAAAAGAACCCATTGTTGGCGGAGATACTCCATCAAAAGCTTTCGGACTACATTCGAAAGGGTTACGCAAGAAAGCTCAATGACGATGAGCTTAATCAAACGTTTCAGCGCGTCTGGTACCTTCCCGTATTCCCTGTGATGAACTCGAACAAACCTGGGAAAGTGAGGTTAGTGTGGGATGCAGCGGCAAAATCGCACGGTATCTCGTTAAATTCTGCTCTACTCAAGGGACCAGACCAACTGTGTTCGCTGTTTGCTATCTTGCTGCAATTTCGCGAAGGACGGATAGGACTAACTGGAGACGTGCGTGAGATGTTTCATCAAATACTCATCCGTGATGAAGATCAGCAATGCCAACGCTTTTTTTGGACCGACAAGGATGGGAAATTGTCAGTGTACGTAATGAACGTCATGACCTTTGGAGCTTGCTGCTCCCCAAGTAGCGCACAGTATGTCAAAAACCTAAATGCCGAACGTTTCGCTAAAGAGTTTCCAGCTGCAACGAGAGTAATCTTGAAGCTGCATTATGTTGACGACATGCTGCTCAGTACAAACTCTGAAGAGGCTGCGATTCGTCTCGCAAAGGACGTGCAATACATACATTCTCAAGGCGGATTTGAAATTCGTAACTGGATTAGTAATTCCAGATACGTTCTGACCACTCTGGGTCAAGATAGTACCGACGATAAAGATCTAGATCTAGCCACTGAGCTGGCTACCGAGAAAGTTTTGGGAATGTGGTGGTGTACACAAAAGGATGTCTTCACGTATAAAGTTGGCTGGAATCGATACGACCACGCTCTTCTCAAAGGCCTGCGACGCCCTACGAAACGAGAGGTTCTACGTGTTCTCATGACGATATTTGACCCTCTCGGATTGATAGCTCACTACCTCATGCACCTTAAAGTTCTTCTACAGGATATCTGGCGATCTGGAATTGAGTGGGATGAGAAGATCAACGAGGAGCTGTATGATAAATGGAGAATGTGGCTCACAGTTCTCCCGCAAGTGGAGTTAGTTATGATCCCACGTTGTTATCAATCATTGACGCCACCGATAAATCGTATTGATTCTTCAACTTCACTTATCCAACCCTTAGAACCGTGTGATCCGAATcaagttttgaaaattggttGTCCAATCAAAATTGACAGTTATTTCTCCCGACCTAAACAGAGCGATGTAGAACTCCACACCTTCGTTGACGCTAGCGAGAATGGCATGGCAGCCGCAGTATACATTCGTTTCATGCATGTTGGGGAAATAGAATGCACCCTTGTCGCAGCGAAAACAAAGGTAGCCCCACTGAAACACCAATCGATTCCCAGACTAGAACTTCAAGCTGCTGTGATTGGATCTAGACTAGCGCGAACAGTACAAGAAACACTCTCTATTCCAGTTCATCGGCAAATATTCTGGTCGGACTCCAGAGACGTATTGTGCTGGATAAACTCCGACCATCGTAAATACACTCAATTCGTGGCCTGTCGAGTGAGTGAGATTCTCGAAACGACGGAAACTAATGAATGGCGTTGGGTTCCATCAAAGTCTAACGTGGCAGATGATGGCACGAAGTGGACAAGACTACCCGACTTAACTTCTAGAGCAAGATGGTTCAGTGGCCCAGAGTTCTTGAAAATGCAAGAAGCTAAATGGCCACAGTCATCCGTCAAAGTAAATCCGACGGCTACTGAGTTACGTCATCGATTGTCATTCCATGTCATGATGCCTTCTCCTATCGTAGACGTTACAAACTTCTCGTGTTGGAAGCGGTTGATACATCTGGTTGCACGTGTTCAACGCTTCCCAGCGAATTGTCGTCGAAAACTCAAGCACGAACAAATTCTcaccgaaaccttatctatgGAAGAACAACGTGGAGCCGAAGATTATCTCGTGCGTCTTGCTCAACGTGAAGCATTTCCAGAGGAAATCAATTTATTGAGGAACTCCTCACATCAACAGCAAGAGTCACACAACGTGCTGCCAAAGACCAGCAAACTTCGCCAGCTAACTCCATGGCTGGACAATCGAGGCATAATGCGGATGCGTAGTAGAATTGCAGCTTGCGCATTCgccaccgaggatgcaaaatatCCCATAATTTTACCGCGTGAGCACCATTTAACCACCCTAATCTTAAAACACTACCACCACAAATATCATCACCAAAACCACGAAACTGTAATCAATGAGATACGGCAGAAGTACTATGTTCCCCGTATTCGTGTTAATTATCGAAAAGTACGCAACACATGCCAACGTTGCAAGAATGAAACCTCGTTACCGCATATCCCGATCATGGCCGAGCTCCCAGCAGCTAGACTAGCTGCATTTTCGCGACCTTTCACACACGTAGGTGTTGACTACTTTGGACCGATGGAAGTCGTCGTCGggcggcgagtggaaaaaaGATGGGTCATGCTGGCTACCTGTATGACCATTCGTGCGGTGCACCTTGAAGTTGTGCACTCTCTCACGACCGATTCATGCATTATGGCTCTTCGAAATTGCTTTGCACGACGTGGTTGTCCGAGAAAAATCTACAGCGACCGTGGTACTAACTTTATTGGTGCCAACAAAAAGCTGAAGGAGCTATATCAAGAGATCGACCAAGTAACTATTATGAGAGAGTTCGTGAGTTCAGACACAGAGTGGGTTTTCAATCCGCCGTCCGCACCACACATGGGTGGTAGTTGGGAACGGCTTATACGCACAGTGAAAAACAATTTGTTCGCCATACGCCCATCTCGAAGGCCAACCGATGAAGTTTTCCGGA
This genomic window contains:
- the LOC131432514 gene encoding uncharacterized protein LOC131432514; this encodes MGRSRFCKHSLMYISLFVGVSVALKTKEGKYDDPIAVKTRLGWTVCGGWKAEKMQGVGQCSFHVCVNPEKSDENLHQIVKAYFALDSQGITKSENVLSSEDQRAHDLLKSGTYLRGNRYETGLLWRHDDFRLPDSREMALQRHLSLVKRLEKNPLLAEILHQKLSDYIRKGYARKLNDDELNQTFQRVWYLPVFPVMNSNKPGKVRLVWDAAAKSHGISLNSALLKGPDQLCSLFAILLQFREGRIGLTGDVREMFHQILIRDEDQQCQRFFWTDKDGKLSVYVMNVMTFGACCSPSSAQYVKNLNAERFAKEFPAATRVILKLHYVDDMLLSTNSEEAAIRLAKDVQYIHSQGGFEIRNWISNSRYVLTTLGQDSTDDKDLDLATELATEKVLGMWWCTQKDVFTYKVGWNRYDHALLKGLRRPTKREVLRVLMTIFDPLGLIAHYLMHLKVLLQDIWRSGIEWDEKINEELYDKWRMWLTVLPQVELVMIPRCYQSLTPPINRIDSSTSLIQPLEPCDPNQVLKIGCPIKIDSYFSRPKQSDVELHTFVDASENGMAAAVYIRFMHVGEIECTLVAAKTKVAPLKHQSIPRLELQAAVIGSRLARTVQETLSIPVHRQIFWSDSRDVLCWINSDHRKYTQFVACRVSEILETTETNEWRWVPSKSNVADDGTKWTRLPDLTSRARWFSGPEFLKMQEAKWPQSSVKVNPTATELRHRLSFHVMMPSPIVDVTNFSCWKRLIHLVARVQRFPANCRRKLKHEQILTETLSMEEQRGAEDYLVRLAQREAFPEEINLLRNSSHQQQESHNVLPKTSKLRQLTPWLDNRGIMRMRSRIAACAFATEDAKYPIILPREHHLTTLILKHYHHKYHHQNHETVINEIRQKYYVPRIRVNYRKVRNTCQRCKNETSLPHIPIMAELPAARLAAFSRPFTHVGVDYFGPMEVVVGRRVEKRWVMLATCMTIRAVHLEVVHSLTTDSCIMALRNCFARRGCPRKIYSDRGTNFIGANKKLKELYQEIDQVTIMREFVSSDTEWVFNPPSAPHMGGSWERLIRTVKNNLFAIRPSRRPTDEVFRNLLTEIENIINSRPLTHVPIDDDSAPALTPNHFLLGSSNGIKPLCFSNDSGAILRQNWRASQILANQFWRRWLSDYLPEITRRSKWFDHTRPITTGDVVVIADNKLPRNLWPLGKIIHTHISKDGQIRSATVRTAVGVYERPVSKLAVLDVHRDR